The following coding sequences are from one Candidatus Melainabacteria bacterium window:
- a CDS encoding tetratricopeptide repeat protein, with product MVAKNCDLDFLMQVALNALNIVFLGYLSIYASACPTPTLLGAVAFEFAFYLSLISYRIWRARRPKSEVQVQIEALHNSCKPLGRLRDAYRFSVIAISTTVSAYLLVDLTALSAARCGNLNLAAAIYRHISFLPSPSIHPGFSMELLAGAYIESRQYARAEPIFLAAKNLRESLVGSRSELASDIYANLGDLYEKEDENSKAESCYLKSIELAKTLQLPQGYGSPMTKLAALYTKIRRYSDAEIAVKQALAIRTKLFGADSQKVAETRACYVQLLRAEGRIQESVQLEKSIADRPVSSQTQSRSAISSPLIPVSISMASLFVFWKRDRIFLFAANLVKNARGRI from the coding sequence TTGGTTGCCAAAAATTGCGATCTGGATTTTCTCATGCAGGTCGCCCTCAATGCGCTTAATATCGTTTTTCTCGGTTATCTGAGCATTTACGCTTCAGCCTGTCCAACGCCGACTCTTTTAGGCGCGGTTGCTTTTGAGTTCGCCTTCTATCTCTCCTTGATCAGCTATCGAATCTGGCGTGCCAGGCGACCTAAATCAGAGGTGCAGGTTCAGATTGAGGCTCTGCACAATAGTTGCAAGCCCCTGGGTCGACTGCGGGATGCTTATCGTTTCAGTGTGATTGCGATTTCAACAACTGTTTCTGCCTATTTGCTAGTTGATTTAACGGCTCTATCGGCTGCTCGTTGTGGAAATTTGAATCTGGCGGCTGCTATTTATAGGCATATATCGTTCTTGCCAAGTCCCTCTATTCATCCCGGATTTTCGATGGAATTACTTGCCGGCGCCTATATTGAGTCCAGGCAATACGCGAGAGCCGAACCTATTTTTCTGGCAGCAAAAAATTTGAGGGAGTCCCTTGTAGGTTCGCGAAGTGAGTTAGCTTCCGATATCTATGCGAATTTGGGTGATCTTTACGAAAAAGAAGACGAAAACTCGAAGGCAGAAAGTTGTTATTTGAAATCTATTGAACTGGCTAAAACCCTGCAGTTGCCGCAAGGTTATGGAAGTCCGATGACGAAACTAGCGGCTCTCTATACCAAGATCCGACGTTACAGTGATGCCGAGATCGCTGTGAAACAGGCTCTGGCAATTCGCACGAAACTTTTTGGAGCAGACAGTCAAAAAGTTGCTGAGACTCGCGCTTGTTATGTGCAATTGCTGCGAGCCGAAGGTCGAATTCAAGAATCGGTGCAGTTGGAAAAGTCTATCGCTGACAGACCGGTGTCATCGCAAACTCAGTCCAGATCCGCGATTTCATCCCCATTGATTCCCGTCTCGATTTCGATGGCTTCGCTCTTCGTATTTTGGAAGCGAGACCGCATATTCTTGTTCGCTGCCAATCTTGTAAAGAACGCGCGCGGCCGAATTTGA
- a CDS encoding amidohydrolase, translated as MAPGFDLYEGDVAKMMDAKSYQEFERRLPDFADLRIEMMNETGIDVCVLSQTSPGLQVEKDAAVAIRMATEANDFLCAQIQKFPSRFAGFAHLAMHDPVAATAELSRCVRELGFKGAMINGHTNGVYLDHEKYFPFWEAVVELGVPVYLHPASSFDEPHMYKDYPVLVGATWGWTVETATHALRLIVSGLFDRLPELKVILGHMGETLPFLLWRLDSRWKISKQPRSLNKLLSQYLKDNFVVTTSGVCDNAPLLCALEALGSENVLFSTDYPFEDARIASEFIENAPVSESVKAQICYENAQRLLKLG; from the coding sequence ATGGCTCCTGGATTCGACCTGTATGAAGGCGATGTCGCCAAGATGATGGACGCGAAATCCTACCAGGAGTTCGAGCGTCGGCTGCCCGATTTCGCTGACTTGCGAATCGAGATGATGAACGAGACTGGAATAGATGTTTGTGTGTTGTCGCAGACGTCGCCGGGATTGCAAGTTGAGAAGGATGCCGCGGTTGCAATCAGGATGGCGACGGAAGCGAACGACTTTTTGTGTGCTCAGATCCAGAAGTTTCCGTCGCGCTTTGCCGGCTTTGCACATCTCGCCATGCATGACCCTGTTGCAGCGACCGCCGAATTGTCCCGCTGTGTCAGGGAACTTGGTTTCAAGGGGGCGATGATCAATGGGCACACCAACGGGGTTTATTTAGATCACGAGAAATATTTTCCGTTCTGGGAGGCGGTAGTTGAACTGGGTGTGCCTGTTTACTTGCACCCAGCCAGTTCATTCGATGAACCGCACATGTACAAGGACTATCCTGTTCTGGTTGGAGCGACGTGGGGATGGACGGTAGAAACTGCCACGCATGCTCTTCGTTTGATTGTCAGCGGGTTGTTCGATCGGTTGCCCGAACTGAAAGTCATCCTCGGTCACATGGGCGAAACCTTGCCATTTCTGTTGTGGAGATTGGACAGTCGCTGGAAGATAAGTAAGCAACCGAGAAGTCTCAACAAGTTGTTGTCGCAGTATCTCAAGGACAATTTTGTTGTCACCACATCTGGTGTTTGTGATAACGCGCCCTTGTTGTGTGCATTGGAAGCACTTGGTTCGGAAAACGTTTTGTTCTCAACGGATTATCCGTTTGAAGACGCCAGAATAGCTTCGGAATTTATAGAAAACGCTCCGGTCAGCGAAAGCGTGAAAGCCCAGATCTGCTATGAGAATGCCCAGCGGTTATTGAAGCTGGGTTAG
- a CDS encoding HEAT repeat domain-containing protein, which translates to MYAKRGAKIALSLSMLLSLGLSCAANAEQFRAADVQAAIKGLSSRDDSDRKSAAYHLSEMGAVAKDAVPALIAVLQNDTSANVKGETCNALGHIGPDAAPAIPAIIAFLQSADGGYERTYAASALGNIGKQPEQAVPVLIATVQGDSEPVVRQLAARALASFGVDAKSAVPVLIESIKTGGKEMREAAACGLEQIPCSPKDVPALTELLSDEIDSARGAAAKSIGGAGSEAVGAVPKLIALLKDNNEHVRAMAASGLGEIGPDAREALPALKAAVKDDPLISFEARAAIDKIKNKK; encoded by the coding sequence ATGTACGCAAAGAGAGGCGCGAAAATCGCCCTTTCGCTGTCGATGCTGTTAAGTTTGGGTCTGAGTTGCGCTGCAAATGCAGAGCAGTTTCGCGCTGCGGATGTTCAAGCGGCGATTAAGGGTTTGTCGAGTCGGGATGACTCAGACCGTAAAAGTGCTGCCTACCATTTGAGTGAAATGGGAGCTGTGGCAAAAGACGCGGTGCCCGCTTTGATTGCAGTTTTGCAAAACGACACGTCCGCAAATGTAAAGGGCGAGACTTGCAACGCTCTTGGCCACATCGGTCCGGATGCCGCACCGGCAATTCCTGCAATAATTGCTTTCCTGCAGAGTGCTGATGGTGGTTATGAACGGACATATGCTGCTTCAGCCCTGGGGAACATAGGCAAGCAGCCAGAGCAGGCTGTGCCTGTTCTAATCGCTACTGTTCAAGGTGATTCTGAACCTGTTGTGCGGCAATTGGCGGCTCGTGCTTTAGCTAGTTTTGGTGTCGATGCAAAGTCGGCTGTGCCGGTACTTATAGAATCCATCAAGACCGGCGGAAAGGAGATGCGGGAAGCCGCTGCCTGCGGACTCGAGCAAATTCCCTGTTCGCCAAAAGATGTGCCTGCGCTGACCGAATTGCTAAGCGATGAAATCGATTCTGCACGGGGAGCTGCGGCAAAGTCTATAGGCGGAGCTGGTTCTGAGGCGGTCGGTGCCGTGCCCAAGCTGATTGCACTTTTGAAAGATAACAATGAACACGTTAGAGCGATGGCGGCAAGTGGTTTGGGAGAAATCGGTCCTGACGCTCGCGAAGCCTTGCCCGCTTTGAAGGCAGCGGTCAAAGACGACCCACTGATTAGTTTCGAAGCTAGAGCGGCAATTGATAAAATCAAGAACAAAAAGTAG
- a CDS encoding tetratricopeptide repeat protein: protein MIRRSCYILLVLMLVQSPADASEGKTHSPHKLSAEQISALWQKDSVAAQAAFKANDFSLAERLARKALVDTRSMKDNDVRIIESAETLGQVYLRQRKFDEARPLFMRVLRWKEAKYGKDSPELIQPLNDVVRVTCAAGACYDTIPYLKRLLAIRKRVDPKSRDIPITLLLIGEAYEKREAYPEAMDYFKQATLAEKQRIGSGPMIATLARNVERVRHKMAVCAK, encoded by the coding sequence ATGATTCGCCGTTCCTGTTACATCTTGCTGGTCCTGATGCTTGTTCAGAGTCCTGCAGATGCTTCAGAAGGTAAGACGCACTCGCCCCACAAACTTTCTGCGGAGCAGATTTCAGCGCTCTGGCAGAAAGATAGCGTCGCCGCTCAAGCGGCTTTTAAGGCGAACGACTTTTCCTTGGCTGAGCGACTGGCCAGGAAAGCGCTTGTTGATACTCGTTCTATGAAAGATAACGATGTTCGTATCATTGAAAGTGCCGAAACACTCGGGCAAGTCTATCTCCGGCAACGTAAGTTTGATGAAGCCAGACCACTATTCATGCGAGTATTGCGATGGAAAGAAGCTAAATATGGAAAAGATTCCCCCGAACTGATTCAGCCTCTCAACGACGTTGTACGTGTCACCTGCGCTGCCGGCGCTTGCTACGACACGATTCCTTATTTGAAACGACTCCTGGCAATTAGAAAAAGAGTCGATCCGAAATCTCGCGACATTCCAATCACCCTGCTTCTGATTGGAGAAGCTTATGAGAAGCGGGAAGCGTATCCTGAAGCTATGGATTATTTCAAGCAAGCAACACTGGCCGAGAAGCAGCGAATCGGGAGTGGACCGATGATTGCCACTCTGGCTCGCAATGTCGAACGGGTGCGCCACAAAATGGCTGTTTGCGCTAAGTAA
- a CDS encoding serine/threonine-protein phosphatase, translating into MVVDKRMSIATSQPLLAGSILESLSTKLSDNEDLAMPNYLALAEEVGELARGGSALVEESAAASNAIVKEWLATTAAPKMVPSIASSKQLMILDPLTQADVAVASASSDGGAALKALQQRFESAAALIEPTGGDVEQITFSRAVVPSGPSGDFMKVVRADGKIHYILGDVENHGLPAAFQSVKTHAALEANHLTEKLAVPSNEMASDGLAVIDETVYPYEKTFSVSHLMLDPKTGLLEHAGAGSEAYVLHPDGTVVELESGAPLMGGRYFRYGELGTLNSKLQLHPGDTAIMMTDGIYENRMWKSGLDELLKKAAMNGSSPLEINSQLTNPLIPYEDDASMFIVRWPGPKLSVQTRAIGLARSMASTAEV; encoded by the coding sequence ATGGTTGTCGATAAACGAATGTCGATTGCCACAAGTCAGCCACTCTTGGCTGGCAGTATTCTGGAGAGTCTTTCCACGAAACTGTCGGACAACGAGGATCTGGCTATGCCCAACTATCTTGCTCTTGCAGAAGAAGTCGGTGAGCTGGCTCGAGGGGGGAGTGCGCTGGTAGAAGAGAGCGCGGCCGCATCTAATGCGATAGTTAAAGAATGGCTGGCTACAACGGCTGCGCCAAAGATGGTACCTTCAATCGCCTCCTCAAAGCAACTTATGATATTGGATCCACTAACTCAGGCAGATGTGGCGGTTGCGTCAGCATCGAGCGATGGGGGAGCAGCTTTGAAGGCGCTTCAGCAACGGTTTGAAAGTGCAGCCGCACTAATTGAGCCGACTGGTGGTGATGTTGAACAGATTACATTCTCACGTGCGGTTGTGCCTTCCGGTCCCAGCGGCGATTTTATGAAGGTGGTAAGAGCCGATGGAAAGATTCATTACATCCTGGGCGACGTTGAAAATCATGGATTGCCGGCAGCCTTTCAATCAGTCAAAACCCACGCTGCGCTGGAGGCAAACCATCTGACGGAAAAGCTGGCAGTCCCCTCTAACGAGATGGCCAGCGATGGGCTGGCTGTGATTGACGAGACTGTCTATCCATACGAGAAGACCTTTTCGGTCAGTCATCTCATGTTAGATCCCAAAACAGGCTTGCTTGAACATGCTGGGGCTGGCAGCGAAGCCTATGTTCTGCATCCTGATGGAACAGTCGTCGAACTGGAAAGTGGTGCGCCGTTGATGGGCGGTCGGTATTTTAGATATGGAGAGCTTGGTACGCTAAACAGCAAACTTCAACTGCATCCGGGTGATACCGCCATAATGATGACTGATGGAATCTATGAGAACAGAATGTGGAAAAGCGGGCTCGACGAGTTGCTAAAGAAAGCCGCGATGAACGGCAGTTCGCCGCTCGAGATCAATTCTCAGCTCACGAACCCATTGATTCCTTATGAAGATGATGCAAGCATGTTCATTGTTCGCTGGCCTGGTCCAAAATTGAGCGTTCAGACGCGAGCGATCGGACTCGCACGCTCTATGGCTTCTACAGCCGAAGTTTGA
- the mtnB gene encoding methylthioribulose 1-phosphate dehydratase codes for MINTSDRILQEKLQNAASDMVRYGRAFYGKGWNLATSSNYSAVVSREPLRVLMTASGKHKGELTVDDFVLVDQQLSVIEPDGKPSSTAMKPSAEAALHLAIAKHEGVGAVLHTHSVWGTVLSNRFAADNAVTLSGYEMLKALAGVKTHETTIRIPILENSQDMDEVAKIVSRRINSEELKHGFLLRGHGLYTWAESLAAARNQVEALEFLFEVVGRSGDL; via the coding sequence ATGATCAACACCAGCGACAGAATCCTCCAAGAGAAGCTGCAGAACGCAGCTTCCGATATGGTCCGCTACGGAAGAGCTTTTTACGGCAAGGGCTGGAATCTCGCCACAAGCAGCAACTACAGTGCTGTCGTAAGCAGAGAACCGCTGCGCGTTTTGATGACCGCAAGCGGGAAGCACAAGGGCGAACTAACGGTCGATGACTTTGTTCTGGTCGACCAGCAACTGAGCGTGATCGAACCGGACGGAAAGCCCTCGTCGACTGCGATGAAACCTTCAGCAGAGGCTGCTCTGCACCTCGCCATTGCAAAGCACGAAGGAGTCGGTGCAGTTCTGCACACCCACTCTGTCTGGGGCACTGTACTGTCAAACCGCTTCGCTGCCGACAATGCTGTTACACTGAGCGGCTACGAAATGTTGAAGGCACTAGCGGGGGTAAAGACTCACGAGACGACAATTCGCATACCCATTTTGGAAAATTCACAAGACATGGACGAAGTGGCTAAAATCGTCAGCAGACGCATAAACAGCGAAGAATTGAAACATGGATTTTTGCTTCGCGGGCATGGTTTATACACCTGGGCGGAGAGTTTAGCAGCTGCGCGAAACCAGGTGGAAGCGCTAGAGTTTCTGTTTGAAGTGGTTGGCCGAAGCGGAGATTTGTAA
- a CDS encoding cupin domain-containing protein has translation MAVLTVPDLNLRIEEPAEIASFLGKHGLWYERWDLSKLPPLDASQEAILACYKDEITRLNERGGYVTADVINVNPSTPGLDAMLLKFAPEHTHSEDEVRFVVHGRGIFHINPENGPVFAIEMASGDLINVPAGTRHWFNLCDEKMIVTIRLFQDTTGWSPHYVDDSKHLNYQPLCLGPKPLLSRVNVETGIDR, from the coding sequence ATGGCAGTTCTCACAGTACCAGATCTAAACCTGCGCATAGAAGAACCTGCCGAAATCGCATCTTTCCTGGGAAAGCATGGACTCTGGTATGAACGTTGGGACCTCTCGAAACTTCCGCCTCTCGATGCATCACAGGAAGCGATCCTCGCATGCTACAAGGATGAAATAACTCGCCTGAACGAGCGGGGAGGCTACGTCACAGCCGATGTCATCAACGTCAATCCTTCCACACCGGGACTGGATGCGATGCTGCTGAAGTTTGCTCCGGAGCACACGCACAGCGAAGACGAAGTTCGATTTGTCGTACACGGGCGAGGCATCTTCCATATTAATCCAGAGAACGGCCCTGTTTTTGCAATCGAGATGGCATCAGGAGATTTGATCAACGTGCCGGCCGGCACTCGCCACTGGTTCAATCTATGCGACGAAAAGATGATCGTCACTATTCGCCTCTTTCAGGACACAACAGGTTGGTCGCCACACTACGTTGATGACTCAAAGCATCTCAACTATCAGCCGCTCTGTCTGGGTCCAAAACCACTCTTATCTCGAGTGAATGTTGAAACAGGAATTGATAGATGA
- the mtnC gene encoding acireductone synthase encodes MSTSKNEQVDTSPLVLSRAHCILLDIEGTTSSISFVYDQLFPFARRELRPYLDTHWYSDDVQKAVTYLAADAGYKTAEDWFKSAKPLVSDPDSVGDPDRETDKLIARAHQELVIAEVERLMDADIKSTGLKELQGLIWAVGYENNQLSSHVFDDVKPAFEDWKNSGIDLRIFSSGSVNAQKVFFHHTKCGALSKYLSGYYDTTTGPKREAESYKLIAANAGFEPADMLFLSDVVPELDAAHQAGLKVALVVRPGNATTESDVYPVINSFDQISIVQQATSS; translated from the coding sequence ATGAGCACCAGTAAAAACGAGCAAGTGGACACATCACCGCTAGTACTGTCTAGAGCCCATTGCATTCTTCTGGACATTGAAGGCACCACATCTTCAATCAGTTTCGTTTACGATCAACTCTTTCCATTTGCAAGGAGAGAATTGCGTCCCTATCTGGATACGCACTGGTATTCCGATGATGTTCAAAAAGCAGTCACCTACCTTGCCGCAGACGCCGGTTACAAGACTGCAGAAGACTGGTTCAAATCAGCAAAACCTCTGGTCAGCGATCCCGATAGCGTCGGCGATCCAGACCGCGAAACTGACAAGCTGATTGCCAGAGCGCATCAAGAATTAGTGATCGCCGAAGTGGAACGTTTGATGGATGCAGATATCAAATCGACAGGATTGAAAGAGTTACAGGGTCTCATCTGGGCAGTGGGATACGAAAACAATCAACTCTCCTCGCATGTTTTTGATGATGTTAAGCCGGCTTTCGAAGACTGGAAAAATTCTGGCATTGACCTGCGGATTTTCTCATCAGGAAGCGTGAACGCGCAGAAAGTGTTTTTCCACCATACCAAATGTGGTGCGCTATCAAAATATCTCTCCGGCTACTATGACACCACGACAGGACCCAAGCGTGAAGCGGAAAGCTATAAATTGATCGCCGCTAATGCAGGGTTCGAACCAGCCGACATGCTATTCCTCAGCGACGTCGTACCCGAGTTGGATGCCGCACATCAAGCGGGACTGAAAGTTGCACTGGTCGTGCGCCCCGGCAATGCCACGACTGAGTCCGACGTCTACCCTGTCATCAACAGCTTCGACCAAATTTCAATAGTTCAACAAGCGACATCGAGCTGA
- a CDS encoding serine/threonine protein kinase has protein sequence MTNSQPIATACLACSPAELCGNCARRRSAAKSSVGRVGRLQFVVVKDKPEHNNMHFGVRPNAASSDFAGAPSRMRSGLSTEPCCNSKSEPGDSVIQLPDDAEKLLAPDIEFNTNIELNTKYFGDLNARSFDKLSIEQRHLPDLVSSVFQLDLAARGYKCIELVAITQSSLIVRASADWLCGDVALKFFRPSLFDSRFARRIFEQEAAVFENINHPAIAPLFQYGIASSGVPFVITQFVPGITLSDLNSRRVQMEPASLFIQICEGLAFAHSQNILHGRLSASKIIASPVRQDLFVFKIIDFSVCSALRLQLPFSFESLRCSASPEERYGQDPDFRSDIYSLGYIMYETLTGSKPEFNRCNKVIGFPHLRGAAKILEPLVLRCLASEPLERYQCAGDLLKDLRSLESQLDVAC, from the coding sequence ATGACCAATTCTCAACCTATCGCTACCGCTTGTCTCGCTTGCAGCCCAGCCGAGCTTTGTGGCAATTGCGCCCGTCGCCGGAGTGCAGCAAAATCTTCTGTGGGTCGCGTTGGACGACTGCAATTCGTAGTCGTTAAAGACAAGCCTGAACACAACAACATGCATTTTGGCGTGCGCCCGAATGCTGCCTCTTCAGACTTTGCCGGGGCACCTTCCAGAATGCGTTCAGGGCTTTCGACTGAGCCCTGTTGTAACTCGAAAAGTGAGCCGGGTGACTCAGTCATTCAGTTACCAGACGACGCCGAGAAATTACTTGCGCCTGATATCGAATTCAATACCAATATCGAACTCAATACCAAGTATTTCGGCGACCTCAACGCCAGGAGTTTCGACAAGCTCAGCATCGAGCAGAGACACCTCCCGGATTTAGTTTCGAGTGTTTTTCAGTTGGACCTTGCTGCACGCGGATACAAATGCATAGAGTTGGTCGCTATCACACAGTCAAGTTTAATTGTTCGGGCAAGCGCTGACTGGCTCTGCGGTGACGTCGCTTTGAAGTTCTTTCGCCCGTCGTTGTTTGATAGCCGTTTCGCACGCAGAATCTTTGAACAAGAGGCAGCAGTTTTTGAGAACATCAATCATCCCGCTATCGCTCCACTGTTTCAATATGGTATTGCATCTAGTGGTGTGCCGTTTGTAATTACACAATTCGTTCCCGGCATTACTTTGTCTGATCTTAATAGCCGGCGTGTTCAAATGGAACCCGCGAGCCTCTTTATTCAAATTTGCGAAGGGCTGGCATTTGCTCATTCTCAAAACATTTTGCACGGACGCTTGAGTGCAAGTAAAATTATTGCATCGCCTGTTCGGCAAGATTTATTCGTCTTTAAGATTATTGATTTCTCGGTCTGCTCAGCCTTGCGGCTTCAGTTGCCGTTCAGCTTTGAGTCACTTCGGTGCAGTGCTAGCCCCGAAGAGCGGTATGGACAAGATCCTGATTTTCGGTCAGACATTTACTCGCTCGGGTACATCATGTACGAGACCTTGACTGGCTCTAAGCCAGAGTTCAACAGATGTAATAAAGTGATCGGGTTTCCACATCTACGTGGTGCTGCCAAGATTTTAGAGCCATTGGTGTTGCGATGCCTGGCGTCTGAACCGCTGGAGCGCTATCAGTGCGCAGGCGATTTGTTGAAAGATTTGAGGTCGCTTGAGTCTCAGCTCGATGTCGCTTGTTGA